The genomic region TTTTATCTTTTTACTATAAAATCTTTTAAGATATTGAAATAACAAAAAATTAGTAAAACTCTAATTaggaatttcttttttttatcatctttattattttttatacaattttGTTCTTCTAATTTTACATTTGTTTACTCCATCTGCACTTTTTTAAAGGCAACTTAGATTGGTCTAGTAATAATAATTGAGAGAACAAAAAAGTTGACGCACAAATACCATCGGCGGCTTCTGTATAATTAAGACAATTCTGTATaattgacaatataatattttaattagaaaATTCAAATCCTAACATTGCATTCTGATTTCATTATACTTTATTTCAATCAGCTTTATAATATTCCCATCATGAATTTGAAAGCCTTGTAGCTCAATCTCAATCAAACCCAGTTTCGAAATCCAAGTACTGAATCTCTGTACTTCAAGATCACATAACCGGAACAACACTACCATCTCAATTTAAGGGTTTGGGGTGGTGGATACAATGATTGGGCGAAGAGAAAGAGAAGGGCCCTTGATGCGAAACATCCCTCATTCTCTACGAAAATCTAAGATCCTTACCGCCGTAGTAATTGGCGTTCTTATAGGATGCGTCTTGGCTTTCTTCTTTCCCAATGGCTTCCTTGTTTCTTCCTCTATTGCATCCAATCCTCGATCCAAAACCCAGGTTCAATTTTTGTCTGAGATTGTAGCTTTTGTGTTTTTCTTTCGGTTTTGCATGTTGGGTATTCTCTTAATTTTTAACTTCTTGCATATGGTTTTTTCGTTGACTCGAAATTTTGGAAGAAAAAACTTCCCATGTTTTGTCCATTTCTATGATTAAGGATGAAACACTCTCCTGGAACTATGTTTGACAGATGCTTTTGGTTGTTGGATTTGGTTGATACTGTTAAGCTTCTCACATGCAAGGTTTTAAATAACTGTCGCATAAAGGATTTTGCGATTTTGGTATGTACAAGTGTTATTGTGATACTGATTGCGGTCGTCACAAAGTGAATTAACCACAATTTATTTTTCATCATAAAAACGGTAAATAACGGTATCAATATTGATACCTTGTGATACCGTTTTGTCGAAGCCATTTCCGCGACAATggaccgttttttaaaaccttgcTCACACATGCTTAAAAGATAAAGAGGTTTATTGGTGGTTTTCTTGCATAGAACAAGTGTTGTTAAATAGCAGATATAGCATAGCGGAATTTTAACAAACTACCGTTGTTGTTCCCCGATACGTGATTTAGTATAAAGTGCTGTAAAATAAAGAGTATAACAACGCAATGGCACAATAGTGTAGCGAAATTTGTGCGAATTCCAATATTCAACAATTCGCGATTGATAACTCTGCATACTACAAAGGCAGTTATTTTTTACCATGCTATGCTTTACTGGTTTTTGGTTTATTGGATGAAGTATTCTTCTATGGAAATTGCATAACAGGCATAATTTttctcatgattttttttttggcaggTGAAATCAGCTGAATGTGAATCGTCGGATAGAGTCAACATGTTAAAATCAGAATTTGTGGCAGTATCAGATAAAAATGCTGAGCTGAAAAAACAGGTCAAGGAGTTGACTGAGAGGCTTCGGCAAGCCGAGCAAGGGGAAGATCAGGCTCAAAAACAATTTCTTGCATTGGGTAACAGGAAAAGGCTGGACCTTTTGGTACTGTCAAAGGATTAAGAACCAATCCTACTGTTCTTCCTGATGAATCTGTGAACCCGAGATTGGCGAAGATATTAGAGAAACTCGCAGTTAAACGAGAGATCATAGTTGCACTAGCAAACAATAATGTGAAGCAAACAATataaaattaggagccatagggtttaatatacctattattaaactcgctctcctataaaactcccgtaaaaaattggtttaaaataagTGGAGGTGTGAATAGAGAATATTGGAGATCCAATTCGTTTGGGCCCAATTATGCAAAATTTTGATAGCCCGTGTTGTATTTCATTAACatttataataatagttattattaaacttattttattaataattattaatcttacTAAGGGTGTATTATTAATCTTGTCATTAACCATG from Vicia villosa cultivar HV-30 ecotype Madison, WI unplaced genomic scaffold, Vvil1.0 ctg.001143F_1_1_3, whole genome shotgun sequence harbors:
- the LOC131633589 gene encoding arabinosyltransferase RRA3-like codes for the protein MIGRREREGPLMRNIPHSLRKSKILTAVVIGVLIGCVLAFFFPNGFLVSSSIASNPRSKTQVKSAECESSDRVNMLKSEFVAVSDKNAELKKQVKELTERLRQAEQGEDQAQKQFLALGNRKRLDLLVLSKD